The window TTCTGGGGCGGACTCAACACCGCCATGGAATGGACCAACCGCGCGGAGTTCTGCACCTCCTGCCACGAGATGACCATTCCCTACGAAGAACTCAAGAAGACGGTGCACTACAAAAACCGCAGCGGCACCACGGTGAATTGCGCCGACTGCCATGTGGCCAGCAGCAAGACCCCCACCGACTACATATTCAAGTCCCTTCAGAAGCTCATGGCCGCCCGCGACGTCATCGGCAAGATCACCGGCATCGTGGATACGCCGGAGAAATTCGAGGCGCACCGGCTGGAGATGGCCAAGCGCGTCTGGGCGCGCATGAAGGATCGGGACTCCAAGGAGTGCCGAAACTGCCACAACTTCGCCACCATGGACCCCGAGAAGCAGAAGGACCGCTCGGTGGTCAAGCATGAGGGCGCGATCGAGGACGGCAAGACCTGCATCGACTGCCACAAGGGCATCGCGCACAAGCCGGTGCACCAGTTGCTCGAAAAGGAGCAGACAGCGGAGAAGAAGGAAGGCTGATAGGATTGCGCCTCCCAATCCGCATAGTGCGAACCGGTTTTGTCATTACTGATATCAGGAGCTGATCGATGAAGAAGATTTCCATGGCCGTGATGGCCGCATTCGTTGCCGGTGGCGCCGGGAGCGCGCTGGCCTCCCCCGACTGGAGCAAGGCGCCCGTGCGCAAGGTCAAGGTGTTCTATCCTGGCCAGTCGAGCCTGGAATGGGTGATGAACAAGGCCGACCACTCCGCCGTGCCCGACATCGTCGAAAAGAAGCGACCCTGCGCCAAGTGTCACGAGGGCGACGCCAACGACGTCGGCAACGCCATCGTCGCCGGCAAGCCGGTCGGCAGCTCGAAGAGCGTGCTGGAACCGAAGCCCATCGCCGGCAAGGTCGGCTGGCTGCCGATCCAGTTCCAGGCCGCGCACGATGGCGAGAAGATTTACTTCCGCTTCGAGTGGGTGCCGCCGAAGCTCGGCGACGCCAAGATGGACAAGAAGAACGAGATGAAGCTCACCATGCTGTTCGACGGCGGCGGCACGGTCGAAGGAGCGGATCTCAACGGCTGCTGGTCGACCTGCCATGATGACATGCGCACGATGAAGAGCGCCAAGGACGACAAGAAGACCAAGCATATCAAGGACGCCGACCTCGCCGGCGGCAAGTTCTACGACCTGATCCAGTTCCGCAGCGGTGAGAAGAAACTGTTCGACGGCCATGTCGCCGACAAGCGCGTCGAGGAGGGCGGCAAGGGCCTCGTCAAGGCCGAGGGCGTCAAGGACGGCAATAAGTGGGTCGTCACCTTCGAGCGCAAGCTTGCCGGCGGCGGCGCGGGCGACCACGCGATCGCCCCGGGCAAGACCTACAACTTCGGCTTCGCGATTCACGAGGACCATACCGAGGCCCGCTACCACTATGTTTCGCTGGGCTACCAGTTCGGCCTCGACAAGGCCGTGGAGGGCGTAAAGAATTACTACAACGTAGTGAAGCAGTAACAGCAGCGGTTTTTCCCACAAAGGAGGAAGGAGATGCAAATGAACAAATGGAGTGGTTGGGCACTCACAGCGGGTGCCCTGGCGCTGTCGGCGTCCGTTCATGCCGCGCCGCCTACGCCGGCGATGCTCTCGAACGCCTGCGCCGGTTGTCACGGCACCCATGGCGGCAGCGCAGGTCCGAGCATGCCGAGCCTGGCGAGCCAGTCGAAGACCGCCATCGTCGAGGCGATGAAGAAGTTCAAGAGCGGCGAGCGCCCGTCAACCGTCATGGGCCGTCTGTCCAAGGGCTACACGGACGCGGACTTCGTCGCCATGGGCGAGTTCTTCTCGAAGCAGAAGTTCCATCCGACCTCCCAGGCCGTCGATGCGGCCAAGGCCAAGCGCGGCGCCAGCCTGCAGGAAGCCAACTGCTCGCGCTGCCATCTGGACGAAGGCAAGGATGGCAAGGACGACACCCCGGTGATGGCCAGCCAGTGGCTGCCCTACCTCCAGATGCAGATGGGGCTCTACCATTCCGGCGCCCGCAAGATGCCGGAGAAGATGGCCGAAAAGGTCAAGCCGCTGTCCGCTCAGGATGTGGAAGCCCTGCTCCACTTCTACGCCAGCCAGAAATAACAGGGAGGAAACAGATATGACACTGGAACGCAGAAGTTTCTTGAAACTCCTCGGCATGGGCGCAGGTGCGGGTGCCGTGGGCGCCGTCGGCCTGGCCGGCTGTGCATCGAAACCGGTTGCCGTCCACGGGAAGAAGGTGGTGGTGGTCGGCGGCGGCTACGGCGGCACCATCGCCGCGAAATACATCCGCATGATGGACCCCACCCTCGAGGTGACCCTGATCGAGCGCAATGACCACTTCGTGTCCTGCCCGTTCTCCAACCTCGTCCTCGGCGGCATGATGCCGGACCTGAGCAAGCTGACGATCAAGTATGACAAGCTGGCCGCCAACCACGGCATCAAGGTGGTCCAGGCCGAGGTTACGGGCGTCGACCCCGTCGCCCATACCGTGACGACCAGCAAGGGCGTATTCCCCTACAGCCGCCTCGTCCTCTCGCCCGGCATCGAGTTCCGCACCGACGAGATCAAGGGCTACGACGAGAATGTCACGCCGCACGCATGGAAGGCCGGACCGCAGACCCTGCTGCTCAAGAAACAGCTCGAGGCCATGAAGCCCGGCGAGAACGTCATCATCTCCATCCCCGTGGCGCCCTTCCGCTGCCCGCCCGGGCCTTACGAGCGGACCAGCATGATCGCCATGTTCCTGAAGGAGCATAAGCCAGGCTCCAAGGTCATCGTGCTCGACGGCAACCCGGACATCGTCTCCAAAAAGGGCCTCTTCCTGAAGGGCTGGAAGAAGCACTACGAGGGCATCGTCGACTATCGCCCGGCCAAGAAGGTGACCGAGGTCGTTCCCGGCGGGGTGCTGATCGAAGGTCTCGAGGAGGTCAAGGGCGCCGTCATCAACGTCATCCCGCCGCAGAAGGCCGGCCACATCGCCCATGTCGCGGGCGTCGTCGGCCCGGACAAGAAGTGGTGCCCGGTCAACCCGATGACGTTCGAGTCTACGATTCACAAGGACATCCATGTCATCGGCGATTCCTCGATCGCTGGCGCCATGCCGAAGTCCGGTTACTCGGCCAACTCGGAAGCCAAGGTCTGCGCGACCAACATCGTCAACCTGATGAACGGCAGGGAGATCACGGAACTGTCCGCCATCAACACCTGTTACAGCTACCTTTCCAGGAAGGAAGCCGTCAGCGTAACGGGCGTTTATCGCGTGAACAAGGAGAAGCACGTCATCGAGCCGGTACCGGGCTCGGTCGGCGTCTCTCCCGACCTCTCCGAGACGGAAGCCGTCTATGCGGAAAGCTGGCTCAGGAACATCCTTACCGAGATGTCGACCTGACCTGCTGCTTCAGAAGTCGCACCCGAACAAACCCCGCTTCGGCGGGGTTTGTTTTTTATGCGTGCCCCGTGCTGCCGAAACCACTCTCGCCGCGGCGGCTTTCCTCGAACGAGTCCACCACGTTGAACGCCGCCTGCACGACCGGCACGATGACCAGTTGCGCCAGGCGGTCGAGCGGATTCAGGGTAAAGGACGTCTGCCCGCGGTTCCATGTGGAGACCATCAGTTGCCCCTGGTAGTCGGAATCGATCAGTCCGACAAGATTCCCGAGCACGATGCCATGCTTGTGGCCCAGGCCCGACCTCGGCAGGATCATCGCGGCGTATCCCGGATCGGCCAGGTGGATGGCCATGCCGGTGGGGATCAGGTGGGTCTCGCCCGGATGGATCGCGAGCGGCGCGTCGATGCAGGCGCGCAGGTCCAGCCCGGCGGAGCCAGGCGTGGCGTAGTGCGGCAGACCATCCGCCAGGCGAGGGTCGAGTATCTTTACGTCGATGCGCATAGCCGCTCCGAAACGGCCTTCACGATGGCCCGTGCAATGGCAAGTTTGTCGCCTGGCGGCAGCGGATGGGCGCCGGCCTCGTCGAACAGGGTGACCACGTTCGTATCGCCGCCCAGGCCGTCCCGCACGAGGTTGCCTACCACCAGCGACAGCCGTTTGGCCGCCCGCTTGGCCTCCCCGAATTTCTCCAGGTTTTCGGACTCCGCCGCGAAGCCCACGCAGAACGGCGCGGCGGGCAATGCCGCCACCTCGGCGAGGATGTCCGGATTGGGCACAAGGTCGAGGCTCATCGCCTGGCCAGTCTTCTTGATCTTGTGTTCCATCGCCGCCGCCGGCCGGTAGTCGGCCACGGCCGCGACCGCGATGAAGACGTCGCTGTCGGCCACGCCGCGCAACACAGCGTCGCGCATCTCTCTCGCGCTCGTCACGTCGATGCGCGCCACATGGCGCGGCGTGGCGAGGCTCACGGGGCCGGCCACCAGCGTTACCTCGGCACCGGCCTCGGCGCAGGCGCGGGCCAGCGCAAAGCCCATCTTCCCGGAACTCGCGTTGGTCAGCCCGCGCACGGGATCGAGCGCCTCGAAGGTCGGTCCGGCCGTCAGCATCACCCGTTTCCCGGCGAGAAGCTTCGACTGGAACGATGCGACCAGTTCGTCAAGGATTTCCGCCGCCTCCAGCATGCGCCCCTCGCCCGTTTCGCCGCAGGCCTGTCCGCCCGAAGCCGGCCCCAGGACATGAACGCCGTCCGCAACCAGTTGCGCCACGTTCCGGCGCGTCGCCGGTTTGTCCCACATCTCGCGGTTCATCGCGGGCGCAACCAGCAGCGGGCAATCCCGCGCCAGGCACAGCGTGGAGAGCAGATCGGATGCCGCACCATGGGCGAGCTTCGCCATGAAGTCGGCCGTCGCGGGCGCAACGAGCACGGCGTCGGCGCCGCGAACGAGATCGATGTGGGCCATGCCGCGCCCCTGCTCGTCCCACAAGTCACGCCAGACGGCGCGCCCGGTCAGCGCCTGGAAGGTCGCCGCGCCGACGAAATGCTCCGCGGCCCGTGTGAGCGCGACGTCGACCGCGCAGCCCGCCTTCGCAAGCAGGCGCGCGAGCTCGGCCGCCTTGTAGGCCGCGA is drawn from Candidatus Nitricoxidivorans perseverans and contains these coding sequences:
- a CDS encoding NapC/NirT family cytochrome c produces the protein MAEESQNEQQPESREGMWTRLKKPPKCSFRTLLVVGMLLGIVFWGGLNTAMEWTNRAEFCTSCHEMTIPYEELKKTVHYKNRSGTTVNCADCHVASSKTPTDYIFKSLQKLMAARDVIGKITGIVDTPEKFEAHRLEMAKRVWARMKDRDSKECRNCHNFATMDPEKQKDRSVVKHEGAIEDGKTCIDCHKGIAHKPVHQLLEKEQTAEKKEG
- a CDS encoding ethylbenzene dehydrogenase-related protein, yielding MKKISMAVMAAFVAGGAGSALASPDWSKAPVRKVKVFYPGQSSLEWVMNKADHSAVPDIVEKKRPCAKCHEGDANDVGNAIVAGKPVGSSKSVLEPKPIAGKVGWLPIQFQAAHDGEKIYFRFEWVPPKLGDAKMDKKNEMKLTMLFDGGGTVEGADLNGCWSTCHDDMRTMKSAKDDKKTKHIKDADLAGGKFYDLIQFRSGEKKLFDGHVADKRVEEGGKGLVKAEGVKDGNKWVVTFERKLAGGGAGDHAIAPGKTYNFGFAIHEDHTEARYHYVSLGYQFGLDKAVEGVKNYYNVVKQ
- a CDS encoding c-type cytochrome — translated: MNKWSGWALTAGALALSASVHAAPPTPAMLSNACAGCHGTHGGSAGPSMPSLASQSKTAIVEAMKKFKSGERPSTVMGRLSKGYTDADFVAMGEFFSKQKFHPTSQAVDAAKAKRGASLQEANCSRCHLDEGKDGKDDTPVMASQWLPYLQMQMGLYHSGARKMPEKMAEKVKPLSAQDVEALLHFYASQK
- a CDS encoding NAD(P)/FAD-dependent oxidoreductase produces the protein MTLERRSFLKLLGMGAGAGAVGAVGLAGCASKPVAVHGKKVVVVGGGYGGTIAAKYIRMMDPTLEVTLIERNDHFVSCPFSNLVLGGMMPDLSKLTIKYDKLAANHGIKVVQAEVTGVDPVAHTVTTSKGVFPYSRLVLSPGIEFRTDEIKGYDENVTPHAWKAGPQTLLLKKQLEAMKPGENVIISIPVAPFRCPPGPYERTSMIAMFLKEHKPGSKVIVLDGNPDIVSKKGLFLKGWKKHYEGIVDYRPAKKVTEVVPGGVLIEGLEEVKGAVINVIPPQKAGHIAHVAGVVGPDKKWCPVNPMTFESTIHKDIHVIGDSSIAGAMPKSGYSANSEAKVCATNIVNLMNGREITELSAINTCYSYLSRKEAVSVTGVYRVNKEKHVIEPVPGSVGVSPDLSETEAVYAESWLRNILTEMST
- the dut gene encoding dUTP diphosphatase, which encodes MRIDVKILDPRLADGLPHYATPGSAGLDLRACIDAPLAIHPGETHLIPTGMAIHLADPGYAAMILPRSGLGHKHGIVLGNLVGLIDSDYQGQLMVSTWNRGQTSFTLNPLDRLAQLVIVPVVQAAFNVVDSFEESRRGESGFGSTGHA
- the coaBC gene encoding bifunctional phosphopantothenoylcysteine decarboxylase/phosphopantothenate--cysteine ligase CoaBC, whose amino-acid sequence is MNELQGKRIVLGVTGGIAAYKAAELARLLAKAGCAVDVALTRAAEHFVGAATFQALTGRAVWRDLWDEQGRGMAHIDLVRGADAVLVAPATADFMAKLAHGAASDLLSTLCLARDCPLLVAPAMNREMWDKPATRRNVAQLVADGVHVLGPASGGQACGETGEGRMLEAAEILDELVASFQSKLLAGKRVMLTAGPTFEALDPVRGLTNASSGKMGFALARACAEAGAEVTLVAGPVSLATPRHVARIDVTSAREMRDAVLRGVADSDVFIAVAAVADYRPAAAMEHKIKKTGQAMSLDLVPNPDILAEVAALPAAPFCVGFAAESENLEKFGEAKRAAKRLSLVVGNLVRDGLGGDTNVVTLFDEAGAHPLPPGDKLAIARAIVKAVSERLCAST